AGCCCCCGCAAACTTGTCCGGGAACTGCCTAACAATCGCCGCCGCCAGGGGGTCCGCGATATGCGGCATGTGCTCCGACGCCATGCGAAGCAGATCGAAAGCCTTCGCGTCACCCGCCGCCTGCGCGTCGATAGCCTTCGTCAGCGTCGTGACGTGAGGGCCCAGGAGCTGGGCCACCGCGCCCTTGGGCAGGTTAGGGTTAGCTCCGGTCAAAAAGGCGTCGAAATCCTTGGCATAGGCCGTCAAATCAGCCACGGCCTTATCCTTCTTCGTCTGGTCTTTAGCCGCCGCGCCCTGCGTGTAATCGACGAAGAATCCTATATGTTTCCTCCACAGCGGCAGGAAAGCGTCCTCCGCCGGCTTCCCGTACACCGACCCGATAGCCTTCGATAATGCGATCGAGTTCTGGTCCAGCGCCTCCGCGGCCGCTGTAAACTCTCCGGTCCGACCCCCTATCGCCGCGCCCGTCGCCATCCCTGCCAGGTACACATGCTCCTGCAGCAGATTAGTCAACGCGACACGAAGCGCCGCCGCCGGCGTGTCCGATGTCGCGGCGGGCATAGCCGGCGTATGCGTGTGGGTAGGTGTAGGCGTAACAGGCCTCGGTGTCGACGTAGCTGTGGGAGCGGGCGCCGTCGCCGTCGAAGTCGCCGCGGGCGCCGCGTCGTCTCCGCAAGCCGCGATTAACAGTACCCCCAGCAGCGCTCCTAAAGCCAAAAGGTGCTGCCAGCTTAACCAGCCTCTTATCAGCGGAAAGCCCTTCTTAACCCTTCTGTTCCTCATTAAATCCATCTCCTATCGAATTTTGTTTTTCCCGGGGTTTTTCCGACTTTTCACAGTGCTCTAACCAATTATTCTCAATCACCTCCAAATACCTTGTGATACAATCGACTCCAAGTTCCCTTGACTATGCTTGCGAAAACCCCCACCCCTTGGATCACTCGCCCCTTTGCTGTCCCTTCTTAGTCCCTACTCATAATTGAACACCTGGTGCTAACTAGGACTGAGGCTGATGAAAAAGAAGCAGTCTTGTCATTCTGGTGAGCCTTTAGCCCTGAGCGTAGCCGAATGGGGGAGTTGGTACTTCAACGTAGTCGAAGCCTGTCCTGAGCCTGGTCGAAGGGAATCTGTTGTGACGGCAGTCTGGATATGATTCCCACTGCCACGCCTCACATCTCTCCTAGTTCCCATTAATATTGACCCCCATGAATGATCTTTTTCACGCCTCAGAACGCATCCTTATTGCGGAATGGCTAAATGGACGTTAAGTCCCTTACTGACGAAGCGTTAATTCAGGCCATCCAGCGAAGGGAGATACAAGCCTTCGAGGAGCTGTTCGATAGACACCACCGCCTCTGCCTCGCCGTCGCCTACAAAGTCCTTGGCGACTCCAGCCTGTCCGAGGACGCGACCCAGGAAGCCTTCCTCGGCCTCTGGCGCAGCCCCGGCTCCTTCCAGCCGGAGCGCGGTGCCTTAAGGACCTGGCTCCTCAGCGTCGTCAGGCACAGGGCCATCGATATGACCCGCGGCGCCGCCTTCAAACGCGAAAAGGTCGACCTGGAAGACGTGGCCCACCTCCACTCCTCCTCCGACGTGTGGCAGCAGGTAAGCCGCCGCCTCGACAAAGCCCGCATCAAAGCCGCCGTGGACACCCTGCCCGCCGAGCAGAAGGACGCCATTCTCATGGCCTTCTTCGGCGGCTATACGTATCAGGAGATCGCGGAAAAAATCGGCGCCCCCCCCCTGGGCACAGTGAAAGGTAGGATTCGATTGGGCATGAACAAGCTGCGCGCCCTCCTGGGCGACCCGCCGGAAGGGGCCTCCCATTAACTCCCTCCCCTTCGATATCAGGCTGCCCACAACTCCGCCAACGACGATCTGGAGGAGCTGGCCGCGCTCTTTTCCCTGGAGTCTCTCCCCAAAGAAGAACACGACGCCTATGCCGCCCACCTGCCCCATTGCCGTGTCTGCCGAGACCTCGCTGACCAGTATGTCGCCGCCTCCGCCGCCCTCCCCCACTCCCTGGACGAAGCCCCAGCCTCGCCAGGCTTCAAAAACCGCGTCCTCTCCCAAGCCCGCCAGGACCTGGAACACCTCCCAGCATCCTCCCCCGCTTCCCCGCGACCCCACGGCCTCCTCCCAAAATGGCTTGGCGGCCTCTTCGGCCCCACCCTCCGGCCCGCCCTGGGCGCCCTCGCCCTCCTCCTCATCGCCGCCCTCATCGGTTGGAACGTCGTCCTCCAAATACAGTCCAACAACGACTCAGACCAGCTCGCCGACCAGCAGGCCTTCCTCGCCGCCATCGCCTCCGGCGCTGCCGTCACCCCCCTTAACGGCACCGACGCCGCCCCCAACGCCACCGCCACCCTCGTAACCACCCCCGGCGGTGACGAAGCCTTCCTTCTGGTCAAAAACCTCCCCGCACTCTCCTCCGACCAGCGATATCAGGTCTGGCGCATCACCGGCGACACGCCTCAGGGTATCGGCCTCTTCGCCCTCTCGAAAAGCGATACCCAGCTTGTCGCCCTCCGCACCAGCTTCACCGGCGCCAAAGCCATTGGCGTCAGCATCGAACCCAAAAGAGGCAGCCTCGCCCCCACCGGCCCCATCGTCCTCCTCGGCTCCTTCTAGTTTTCCCGTCCATCTCTTCTTCTTTACAGAAGCCTGACAAAGGGCTAATGTTTCCTTCTGAATGATTATGTCGGT
The nucleotide sequence above comes from SAR202 cluster bacterium. Encoded proteins:
- a CDS encoding sigma-70 family RNA polymerase sigma factor; the protein is MDVKSLTDEALIQAIQRREIQAFEELFDRHHRLCLAVAYKVLGDSSLSEDATQEAFLGLWRSPGSFQPERGALRTWLLSVVRHRAIDMTRGAAFKREKVDLEDVAHLHSSSDVWQQVSRRLDKARIKAAVDTLPAEQKDAILMAFFGGYTYQEIAEKIGAPPLGTVKGRIRLGMNKLRALLGDPPEGASH
- a CDS encoding anti-sigma factor, whose translation is MEELAALFSLESLPKEEHDAYAAHLPHCRVCRDLADQYVAASAALPHSLDEAPASPGFKNRVLSQARQDLEHLPASSPASPRPHGLLPKWLGGLFGPTLRPALGALALLLIAALIGWNVVLQIQSNNDSDQLADQQAFLAAIASGAAVTPLNGTDAAPNATATLVTTPGGDEAFLLVKNLPALSSDQRYQVWRITGDTPQGIGLFALSKSDTQLVALRTSFTGAKAIGVSIEPKRGSLAPTGPIVLLGSF